From a single Ruegeria sp. HKCCD4315 genomic region:
- the comD gene encoding sulfopyruvate decarboxylase subunit alpha, with product MSIHSKIVDDLVANDISFVTTVPCKQLAGVIDEVEARPEIFHIPSNKEDEGMGLCAGAWMGGKRPAIIMQNTAIGVTINTLATLIQYYRMPLPMLISYRGELREPVACQVEMAVHTKALLAQLNIPTYHFHKESDADELDTILKYTFMCNKPVAILTDASFWGGYGDQ from the coding sequence ATGTCCATCCACAGCAAAATCGTTGATGATCTGGTGGCCAATGACATCAGTTTCGTGACCACCGTACCCTGCAAGCAGTTGGCCGGTGTCATCGACGAGGTCGAAGCGCGCCCTGAGATCTTTCACATCCCCTCAAACAAAGAAGACGAAGGCATGGGCCTGTGTGCCGGGGCCTGGATGGGGGGCAAACGGCCCGCCATCATCATGCAGAACACCGCGATCGGCGTGACGATCAACACACTGGCCACGTTGATCCAGTACTACCGGATGCCGCTGCCGATGCTTATTTCATACCGGGGTGAGCTGCGCGAGCCAGTGGCCTGCCAGGTTGAAATGGCCGTGCACACCAAGGCGCTGCTGGCCCAGCTGAACATCCCAACCTATCACTTCCATAAGGAAAGCGACGCGGACGAACTGGATACGATCCTGAAATACACTTTCATGTGCAACAAGCCGGTCGCCATTCTGACCGACGCATCCTTCTGGGGAGGCTACGGAGACCAATGA
- the lipA gene encoding lipoyl synthase, giving the protein MTIQLRPRHPEKAKKADSVIPRKPKWIRKKKGDSAEYYATRRLMREHNLATVCEESACPNIGECWSKRHATMMIMGEVCTRGCSFCNVSTGRPDALDAFEPGRVAAAVKKLGLRHVVITSVDRDDLDDGGAEHIAQTIRAVRHQNPGTTVEVLTPDFLGKGSASNIVFDAAPDVFNHNLETVPHLYPTVRPGARYYASLRLLDDAKRANPEIFTKSGLMVGLGESLNDVRQVMDDLRAAQVDFLTVGQYLQPTPKHHPIDRFWSLEEFAQLEQIARSKGFLHVSATPLTRSSFHADEDFAALKQARQRAIANRA; this is encoded by the coding sequence ATGACTATCCAGCTTCGCCCTCGCCATCCTGAAAAGGCCAAAAAGGCTGACAGTGTCATCCCGCGCAAACCCAAGTGGATTCGCAAGAAAAAGGGCGATAGCGCCGAGTATTACGCAACCCGCCGCCTGATGCGCGAACATAATCTGGCGACCGTTTGCGAAGAGTCTGCCTGCCCGAATATCGGCGAGTGCTGGTCCAAGCGTCACGCCACCATGATGATCATGGGAGAGGTCTGCACACGCGGTTGTTCCTTCTGCAACGTCTCTACGGGTCGTCCCGATGCGCTGGATGCGTTTGAACCGGGTAGGGTTGCCGCGGCGGTGAAAAAATTGGGCCTGCGCCACGTGGTCATCACCTCGGTCGACCGCGATGATCTGGACGATGGCGGGGCCGAACATATCGCGCAGACCATTCGCGCCGTGCGTCATCAGAACCCGGGCACCACGGTCGAGGTTTTGACCCCTGATTTTCTGGGAAAAGGTTCTGCCTCAAATATAGTATTTGACGCGGCACCGGATGTTTTCAACCACAATCTGGAAACTGTGCCGCATCTTTACCCAACGGTACGTCCCGGTGCGCGGTATTATGCTTCGCTGCGTCTTCTGGATGATGCGAAACGCGCCAATCCCGAGATTTTCACCAAATCCGGCCTGATGGTGGGCTTGGGTGAAAGCCTGAATGACGTGCGGCAGGTCATGGATGACCTGCGCGCCGCTCAAGTCGATTTTCTGACGGTCGGCCAATACCTGCAACCGACCCCGAAACATCATCCAATTGACCGGTTCTGGTCACTGGAGGAGTTCGCCCAACTGGAACAGATCGCACGTTCCAAGGGCTTCCTACACGTGTCGGCAACCCCGCTGACCCGTTCATCGTTCCACGCGGACGAAGACTTCGCTGCTCTTAAGCAAGCCCGCCAGCGGGCCATCGCAAACAGGGCATAA
- a CDS encoding LysR family transcriptional regulator, with amino-acid sequence MSITLYKTLVAIAETGSFAAAADKVYVSQAAIGQQMKRLEDQLQITLFDRSQRTPRLNQTGWALVPKAKELVRAYDTILDGVAGDAAFGGEFNLGAVSSTIRRLIPTTVRRLLETYPELRVHVTSALSGDLQTQVERGVIDAAVLSSPEALTTELEWHPFADEELVLVTSPEVTDTDPTRILAEQPFVRHARDGMVGVLADTWLARNGIRVRYAMEMKSLEDLTSMVAHNLGVSIVPNLCMPDPEFGRLRKIPLDGKPVSRALGVLLRADSPRKRLINLFVDEIRTSVAQRPVAHSG; translated from the coding sequence ATGAGCATCACGCTGTACAAAACCCTTGTCGCAATCGCTGAGACTGGCAGTTTTGCTGCGGCTGCTGACAAGGTCTATGTGTCTCAGGCGGCGATTGGGCAGCAGATGAAGCGGCTTGAGGATCAACTGCAGATCACTTTGTTCGACCGCAGCCAACGCACCCCCAGGCTCAATCAAACCGGTTGGGCGCTGGTCCCGAAGGCAAAAGAGCTGGTGCGTGCCTATGATACTATCCTGGACGGCGTAGCAGGTGACGCTGCTTTTGGTGGTGAGTTCAATCTTGGAGCTGTGTCTTCGACGATCCGCAGATTGATTCCAACCACTGTCCGTCGCTTGTTGGAAACCTACCCAGAGCTTCGCGTTCACGTAACTTCGGCCTTGTCCGGAGATTTGCAGACACAGGTTGAACGCGGCGTGATCGACGCGGCAGTATTGAGTTCGCCGGAAGCCCTAACTACAGAACTGGAATGGCACCCTTTTGCGGATGAAGAACTGGTGCTGGTGACCTCTCCCGAGGTGACCGATACCGATCCGACGCGAATCCTTGCAGAGCAGCCTTTTGTGCGTCACGCCCGGGATGGGATGGTGGGTGTTCTGGCCGATACTTGGCTGGCCCGAAACGGAATCCGGGTGAGATACGCCATGGAAATGAAATCTTTGGAGGATCTCACAAGCATGGTGGCGCATAACTTGGGCGTTTCTATCGTGCCGAACCTGTGTATGCCCGATCCGGAATTCGGGCGGTTGCGTAAGATACCTTTGGACGGCAAACCCGTTTCCCGTGCGCTTGGTGTCTTGCTGCGTGCCGACAGTCCCAGAAAGCGACTAATCAACCTGTTTGTCGACGAAATCCGTACGTCTGTGGCGCAGCGCCCGGTTGCGCACAGTGGTTAA
- a CDS encoding MFS transporter, producing MIRALNENWALFLGMLMLMVANGLLATLLTIRGASLGFSDFTISVMQASYPLGALAGTAMAPRLVENVGHIRAFSALASLVSIAAIVHLLTSDAVSWSVMRFLGGFCYPGLYVITESWLNAKSENNTRAQVLSLYFIIQLAGPALGTALVGFPDPTGNLLFGTVSILISLSIVPLLLSGNKAPDYTVPERMPVTRLYKVSPIAVIGIVLVSIGVSAHYITLPLYALQQGFSAAQASGALVAALIAGAVVQYPVGWISDHTDRRYVVIGLGIIVAVSGAWMAVNTSPSYIVYGFVAIAIGLYPTYSILTAHANDQLRLSQIVPASGTMVLLLNIGLLVGTMLGPNAISLFGGRGLQVLLASIGLSVALIALIRRFQVAAPSETGEVQVVGIIGAAQPGVLQAETLVQEEEAGFDGDARIDDPVEKT from the coding sequence ATGATACGCGCACTAAATGAAAACTGGGCACTGTTCTTAGGGATGCTCATGCTGATGGTAGCCAATGGCCTGTTGGCAACTCTGCTTACAATTCGCGGGGCAAGCCTAGGATTTAGCGACTTTACCATCTCTGTCATGCAGGCCAGTTATCCTCTGGGCGCGCTTGCGGGAACGGCGATGGCCCCGCGTCTGGTGGAAAACGTCGGGCATATTCGGGCCTTTTCAGCGCTTGCATCTTTGGTGTCCATCGCAGCAATCGTACACCTGCTGACCAGCGACGCCGTTAGTTGGAGCGTCATGCGTTTTTTGGGAGGGTTCTGTTACCCTGGGCTCTACGTGATCACCGAAAGCTGGCTGAACGCCAAATCCGAAAACAACACGCGTGCGCAAGTGCTGTCGCTTTACTTCATTATCCAGCTTGCAGGGCCTGCGTTAGGTACCGCGCTTGTTGGCTTTCCCGATCCGACGGGCAATCTGCTGTTCGGCACCGTCTCGATCCTTATTTCTTTGTCTATCGTACCGCTGCTTCTTTCCGGCAACAAAGCGCCAGACTATACGGTTCCGGAACGCATGCCTGTGACGCGATTATACAAGGTCTCGCCCATCGCTGTAATTGGCATCGTTCTGGTCAGCATCGGCGTCTCGGCACATTACATCACCTTGCCTTTGTACGCCTTGCAACAAGGGTTTTCGGCCGCACAGGCCTCGGGTGCCCTGGTGGCGGCACTGATTGCCGGTGCTGTTGTTCAATACCCTGTGGGCTGGATATCCGATCACACTGACAGGCGCTACGTTGTCATCGGCTTGGGTATTATCGTGGCGGTGTCTGGTGCATGGATGGCGGTCAACACGTCTCCCTCATATATCGTTTACGGCTTTGTAGCGATCGCCATCGGATTGTACCCGACCTATTCGATCCTGACAGCTCATGCGAATGATCAACTCCGATTGTCCCAAATCGTACCCGCCAGCGGCACCATGGTTCTGCTGCTGAACATTGGGCTATTGGTCGGAACCATGTTGGGCCCAAACGCGATATCATTGTTCGGAGGTCGCGGATTACAGGTGCTCTTGGCCAGTATCGGGCTGTCTGTAGCGCTGATTGCGTTAATCCGACGCTTTCAAGTCGCCGCACCATCTGAAACCGGTGAAGTGCAAGTTGTGGGTATTATCGGCGCGGCACAACCCGGTGTCTTGCAAGCTGAAACCTTGGTTCAGGAAGAAGAGGCAGGTTTTGACGGGGATGCACGCATAGATGACCCTGTTGAAAAAACCTAG
- a CDS encoding MmgE/PrpD family protein, with translation MSQRFDAFAAGLHYDDLAEEALWTLRRSFLDTMGVAAVGSTTELSGIARRVAPLIFGAGGAGESRMLMDGRTVSPVGAAMAGAFTVDSIDAHDGTTPCKGHAGSAIFPALIAMAQASAPQISGRRFAEVLATAYEISCRAGLAQHATCADYHTSGAWTAVGVAAAGVKLLGGTAKQIRQAAGIGEYHGPRSQMMRCIDHPTMVRDGVGWGAPSGVTAAYLAMEGFTGAPALTCEGEDAAPFWADLGSGWRLVDHTHYKAYPCCRWAHPSLDSVKEMMRHHNLSHTQIERVEIRTFHYATRLAGHEPANQDEFAYAIAFPVAAMIVRGKVGIEELSAAALRDPDILRVSRTIELIDDPEMTRISTDKRWAQVTLVLNDGRRIQDAARTPRGDADMPLSDAEIRAKFHDLADPVLGAERAQETAELALQFDGLDNAGFKRLLDLCCLPV, from the coding sequence ATGAGCCAGAGATTTGACGCGTTCGCCGCTGGCCTGCACTATGATGATCTGGCCGAAGAAGCACTGTGGACACTGCGCAGATCATTTCTTGATACGATGGGGGTCGCAGCCGTCGGGTCCACTACAGAACTGTCAGGTATCGCGCGTCGCGTTGCGCCGCTGATTTTTGGTGCAGGCGGGGCCGGAGAGTCGCGGATGCTTATGGATGGTCGGACGGTCAGCCCGGTTGGCGCAGCTATGGCCGGGGCGTTCACTGTAGACAGCATTGACGCACACGACGGCACAACACCCTGCAAGGGTCATGCGGGGTCAGCGATCTTTCCTGCCCTGATCGCTATGGCTCAAGCCAGCGCCCCACAAATAAGCGGTCGCCGCTTTGCCGAGGTGCTGGCCACCGCTTACGAAATCTCCTGCCGCGCCGGGTTGGCACAGCATGCGACCTGCGCTGACTACCACACATCCGGGGCATGGACTGCCGTCGGCGTTGCCGCAGCAGGGGTCAAGCTGCTTGGAGGAACGGCCAAGCAAATCCGCCAAGCGGCCGGCATTGGAGAATACCACGGCCCGCGCAGCCAGATGATGCGCTGCATTGATCACCCGACCATGGTGCGGGATGGGGTTGGATGGGGCGCACCGTCTGGTGTAACGGCGGCTTATCTTGCGATGGAAGGCTTTACTGGCGCCCCTGCCCTGACCTGTGAGGGTGAGGACGCAGCCCCGTTCTGGGCTGATCTGGGATCTGGCTGGCGGTTGGTCGATCACACGCATTACAAAGCGTATCCCTGTTGTCGCTGGGCACATCCGTCACTCGATTCCGTCAAAGAGATGATGCGACACCACAACCTGTCTCATACCCAGATTGAACGCGTCGAAATCCGCACCTTCCACTATGCCACCCGTCTGGCTGGGCATGAGCCCGCAAATCAGGACGAATTTGCTTATGCGATCGCGTTTCCGGTGGCTGCAATGATTGTGCGGGGCAAGGTCGGGATCGAAGAGCTCAGCGCAGCAGCTCTGCGCGACCCGGACATCCTGCGCGTCAGCCGCACCATTGAGCTGATTGACGACCCCGAGATGACCCGCATCAGCACCGACAAACGATGGGCTCAAGTCACTTTGGTGTTGAACGATGGCCGCCGCATCCAGGATGCTGCCCGAACGCCGCGTGGAGACGCGGATATGCCCCTCAGCGACGCTGAGATTCGAGCCAAATTCCACGACCTTGCTGACCCTGTGCTTGGCGCGGAACGTGCGCAAGAAACCGCAGAACTGGCGCTGCAATTCGACGGGCTTGATAACGCGGGTTTCAAACGACTGTTGGATCTCTGTTGTCTTCCGGTCTGA
- the glyA gene encoding serine hydroxymethyltransferase → MFKTSLKEADPVIAASIDREGARQAEQIELIASENIVSQAVIEAQGSVLTNKYAEGYSGRRYYGGCEYVDEVESEAIERLKKLFGCEYANVQPHSGAQANGAVKLALLQPGDTILGMSLDAGGHLTHGAKPAQSGKWFRPIQYGLTEAGLIDYDQVEALAKAEKPKLIIAGASAYSQKIDFARFRAIADEVGAWLLADMAHIAGLVATGLHPSPIGHAHVVTSTTHKTLRGPRGGIILTNDEALAKKINSAVFPGLQGGPLMHVIAGKAVAFGEALKPEFKDYMQRVVDSASTLADVMIARGCDIVSGGTENHLMLVDLRPIGVTGKDAEAALERAGFTCNKNSVPGDPQKPTITSGIRLGTAAGCSRGFGPEEFKQIGNMIGDVLDALAKSPEGDAAVERATREQVRALCTSYPIY, encoded by the coding sequence ATGTTCAAAACGTCGCTGAAAGAGGCTGATCCCGTCATCGCTGCGTCGATTGACCGTGAGGGCGCGCGCCAGGCCGAGCAGATTGAGCTCATCGCATCCGAGAACATCGTTTCTCAGGCCGTGATCGAGGCGCAGGGCTCTGTCCTGACCAACAAATACGCCGAAGGATATTCGGGCCGTCGGTATTATGGCGGATGCGAATATGTCGACGAAGTCGAATCTGAAGCCATTGAGCGGCTGAAAAAGCTGTTTGGTTGTGAATATGCGAACGTTCAGCCCCATTCAGGTGCGCAGGCCAATGGCGCGGTCAAACTGGCGCTGCTGCAACCCGGTGACACCATTCTGGGCATGTCGCTGGATGCCGGCGGTCACCTGACCCATGGTGCGAAACCTGCCCAATCCGGCAAATGGTTCCGCCCAATCCAATATGGTCTGACCGAAGCTGGCCTGATCGACTATGATCAGGTTGAGGCACTGGCCAAAGCAGAAAAGCCCAAACTGATAATTGCGGGCGCGTCGGCCTATTCGCAAAAGATCGATTTCGCCCGCTTCCGCGCTATCGCTGATGAGGTCGGTGCCTGGTTGCTGGCTGACATGGCTCATATCGCGGGTCTTGTCGCAACCGGCCTGCACCCTTCGCCTATCGGTCACGCGCATGTGGTGACATCGACCACGCACAAAACCCTGCGCGGCCCGCGTGGCGGCATCATTTTGACCAATGACGAGGCGCTGGCAAAGAAGATCAACTCGGCGGTATTCCCCGGCCTGCAAGGTGGTCCGCTGATGCATGTAATCGCAGGCAAGGCTGTGGCTTTCGGCGAAGCATTGAAGCCTGAATTCAAGGACTACATGCAGCGTGTGGTCGACAGTGCTTCGACTCTGGCAGATGTAATGATCGCGCGCGGGTGCGACATCGTTTCCGGCGGCACCGAAAACCACCTGATGCTGGTCGATCTGCGCCCAATCGGCGTAACCGGTAAAGACGCCGAAGCCGCGCTGGAACGTGCGGGTTTCACTTGCAACAAGAACAGCGTGCCCGGCGATCCGCAAAAGCCAACCATCACCAGCGGCATCCGTCTGGGTACCGCAGCCGGTTGCAGCCGGGGCTTCGGGCCAGAAGAGTTCAAACAGATCGGCAACATGATTGGTGACGTTCTGGATGCACTGGCCAAATCACCGGAAGGCGATGCCGCCGTTGAACGGGCAACCCGCGAACAAGTCCGCGCGCTCTGCACCAGCTATCCGATTTACTGA
- a CDS encoding alpha-hydroxy acid oxidase — MLPSGQIHSSADARRIARRRLPWMVFDYMDGNAGEEHGAELNRRALQDIRLRTRVLVNVSDRSLDLPVFDHAAARPFGISPMGMCNLAAPGADLMLARLAADYEIPHGVSTVASTPLEKIIEVAEGHAWFQLYFSGDGSSAMKLVERAKTAGYRTLVLTLDVPEVGRRPRELRHGFKMPFRIGPRQFVDFAMHPRWSLSTLFRGKPQMANFPDGTFDRTESRARADWDYLARLRDRWAGKLVVKGVLDAEDALRLKQAGVDAIQISSHGGRQLDSAIPPVLALPDIRQAVGPDFPLFYDSGLRSGEDVVKVLASGADFTFLGRILLYAIAAKGEAGLRELWDVISQETSLTLAQIGATSPLPALLGQSLGRSDRSAQGSAAQ, encoded by the coding sequence ATGCTGCCGTCCGGCCAGATCCATTCCAGCGCGGACGCCAGGCGGATCGCCCGCCGGCGTCTGCCTTGGATGGTGTTCGACTACATGGATGGTAATGCGGGTGAAGAGCACGGCGCGGAGTTGAACCGGCGCGCCTTGCAGGACATTCGCCTGCGCACACGGGTGCTGGTGAATGTCAGCGACCGTAGCCTGGACCTGCCCGTTTTTGACCATGCCGCTGCTAGGCCGTTTGGCATCTCTCCCATGGGTATGTGCAATCTGGCCGCGCCCGGGGCGGACCTAATGCTGGCACGTCTGGCGGCCGATTACGAAATCCCGCATGGGGTTTCGACCGTGGCATCGACTCCGTTAGAAAAGATCATCGAAGTGGCTGAAGGCCACGCGTGGTTCCAACTGTATTTCAGCGGCGATGGCAGCAGCGCCATGAAACTTGTGGAGCGAGCCAAGACGGCGGGCTATCGCACACTGGTTTTGACGCTGGACGTGCCCGAGGTCGGCCGTCGCCCGCGCGAGTTGCGTCACGGCTTCAAGATGCCGTTTCGGATCGGACCACGGCAATTTGTCGATTTCGCCATGCATCCACGCTGGTCGCTCAGCACTCTTTTCCGTGGCAAACCACAAATGGCGAATTTCCCCGACGGCACTTTTGACCGCACCGAATCTCGCGCCCGCGCAGATTGGGATTATCTCGCTCGCCTGCGTGACCGATGGGCAGGCAAGCTGGTTGTAAAAGGTGTCCTGGATGCCGAAGACGCGCTGCGGCTAAAACAGGCTGGCGTAGATGCCATTCAAATTTCCAGCCATGGCGGTCGGCAACTGGACTCAGCCATTCCCCCGGTTCTGGCGTTGCCTGACATTCGTCAGGCCGTTGGCCCGGATTTTCCCCTTTTCTACGACAGCGGTTTACGCAGTGGCGAGGACGTCGTGAAAGTACTGGCTTCGGGCGCTGATTTCACCTTTTTAGGGCGTATCCTGTTGTACGCAATTGCCGCGAAGGGCGAGGCAGGGCTGCGGGAATTGTGGGATGTGATATCACAGGAAACCAGCCTGACACTGGCCCAGATAGGTGCCACATCACCCTTGCCCGCTCTGCTTGGACAGAGTCTCGGCCGTTCCGACAGGTCCGCTCAAGGATCCGCAGCACAATAG
- the lpdA gene encoding dihydrolipoyl dehydrogenase: protein MTYDLIVIGGGPGGYVAAIRAAQLGLKVACVEGRGALGGTCLNVGCIPSKALLTSSAKFAELSHLSSHGIEVGEASIDVPAMMGRKDKIVGDLTKGIAFLFKKNGVDLIEGWASIPAAGQVKVGDEVHETKNILIATGSEPTPLPGIEIDEQNVLSSTGAIALDSVPDHLVVIGAGVIGLELGQVWARLGAKVTVVEYLDRILPGIDGEIAKLAQRALSKRGLKFQLGRALKSVEENATGLTLTVDRVGKDKEEVIEADKVLIAVGRRPVTRGLGLEELGVAVDPRGFIEVDGKFQTSVPGIYAIGDCVPGPMLAHKAEEDGVACVEMLAGEAGHVDYNTVPGVVYTDPEVASVGLTEEALKEAGTEYAVGKFAFMANSRARSTGETDGAVKVLADPNGKILGAHICGAHGGDLIAELVLAMTKGATVTEVAATSHAHPAMGEAVKEACLDALGRAIHA, encoded by the coding sequence ATGACTTATGACCTGATTGTCATCGGCGGTGGACCAGGCGGTTATGTTGCTGCCATCCGCGCAGCCCAGCTGGGCTTGAAAGTGGCGTGTGTCGAAGGGCGCGGGGCACTGGGTGGCACTTGTCTGAATGTGGGGTGCATACCCTCCAAAGCGTTGCTGACCTCCTCGGCCAAATTTGCCGAACTCTCCCATCTCTCCTCCCATGGCATTGAGGTCGGGGAGGCCAGCATAGACGTCCCTGCAATGATGGGGCGCAAGGACAAGATCGTTGGCGATTTGACCAAGGGCATCGCATTTCTGTTCAAGAAAAACGGCGTGGATCTGATCGAAGGCTGGGCAAGCATTCCGGCGGCAGGACAGGTCAAAGTGGGTGACGAGGTTCATGAGACCAAGAACATCCTGATTGCTACGGGGTCCGAGCCTACGCCATTGCCGGGGATCGAGATTGACGAACAGAACGTCCTGAGTTCGACTGGCGCGATTGCGCTGGACAGCGTGCCGGATCATCTGGTGGTGATCGGGGCTGGCGTGATTGGTCTGGAACTGGGTCAGGTCTGGGCGCGATTGGGCGCGAAGGTCACGGTTGTTGAGTATCTGGACCGCATCCTTCCTGGCATTGACGGTGAAATTGCCAAATTGGCGCAAAGGGCGCTCAGCAAGCGCGGTTTGAAGTTCCAGTTGGGGCGTGCCCTGAAATCCGTTGAAGAAAACGCGACTGGTCTGACATTGACCGTGGATCGCGTCGGTAAAGACAAAGAAGAGGTGATCGAAGCCGACAAGGTTCTGATCGCCGTTGGTCGTCGTCCCGTAACTCGTGGACTGGGCTTGGAAGAGCTTGGCGTCGCAGTCGACCCGCGCGGCTTCATCGAAGTGGACGGCAAGTTCCAGACATCTGTTCCGGGCATCTATGCCATCGGCGACTGTGTCCCCGGACCGATGTTGGCTCATAAGGCTGAAGAAGATGGCGTTGCTTGTGTTGAAATGCTTGCGGGGGAAGCCGGACATGTCGATTACAACACGGTTCCGGGTGTGGTTTACACAGACCCCGAGGTCGCCTCTGTCGGTTTGACCGAAGAAGCTTTGAAAGAGGCAGGCACCGAATACGCCGTTGGCAAGTTTGCCTTCATGGCCAACTCGCGTGCCCGCTCGACCGGTGAGACAGACGGTGCGGTCAAGGTTTTGGCAGACCCGAACGGCAAAATCTTGGGCGCGCATATCTGCGGGGCGCATGGCGGCGATCTGATCGCTGAATTGGTTCTGGCCATGACCAAGGGCGCCACCGTGACAGAGGTCGCAGCAACCAGTCACGCGCATCCGGCGATGGGAGAGGCGGTCAAAGAAGCCTGCCTGGACGCCCTGGGCCGCGCAATCCACGCGTAA
- a CDS encoding helix-turn-helix domain-containing protein, translating to MGDDHWNEGSVQDEEDEGAALGRSIRDARREKGWTLEEAGRAAGIGRSTLSKIENNQTKPSFEIVRRLTQALDMNPPQLFLETGQSGISGRRDFTAKGQGETRETATYLHELLCSDLTSKRMLPYIATIRARDMSEFDPLVRHSGEEFMYVLSGELIFLSEHYRPLPMKAGDSLYYDSGMGHGCISTSKEDAKVLWVSLD from the coding sequence ATGGGCGACGACCATTGGAATGAAGGTTCTGTCCAAGACGAAGAGGACGAAGGCGCGGCGTTGGGCCGGTCCATTCGCGATGCACGGCGGGAAAAAGGCTGGACTTTGGAAGAGGCCGGGCGCGCAGCGGGAATCGGTCGTTCCACCTTGTCAAAGATTGAAAACAACCAAACCAAGCCCAGCTTCGAGATCGTGCGCCGCCTGACCCAGGCGTTGGATATGAACCCACCACAGTTGTTCTTGGAAACAGGCCAATCCGGCATATCGGGCCGGCGCGATTTCACGGCCAAAGGTCAGGGCGAGACCCGGGAAACCGCGACCTATCTGCACGAACTGCTGTGTTCGGACCTGACCAGCAAACGCATGCTGCCCTATATTGCGACGATCCGGGCAAGAGATATGTCCGAGTTCGATCCGCTTGTGCGCCATTCCGGCGAGGAGTTCATGTATGTCCTAAGCGGTGAGCTGATCTTTCTGTCGGAACACTATCGGCCGCTGCCGATGAAGGCCGGGGATTCACTGTATTATGACAGCGGGATGGGACATGGATGTATTTCGACCAGCAAGGAAGACGCAAAGGTTCTATGGGTATCTCTGGATTGA
- the comE gene encoding sulfopyruvate decarboxylase subunit beta — protein MIRSEILKEIAPVIRDQLVVCNIGIPSQELHAIDDQPTNFYMLGTMGLASSIGLGLALAQDKKVIAIDGDGSVLTNFGTLPTIANNVADNFILLIVDNGSYGSTGDQPTYAGQKTSLAAVASACGCENVVECRAEDTKQAVEDALAGDKMTIIVAKCESGNAKMPVITMDPVVIRDRFMKAVQA, from the coding sequence ATGATCCGATCCGAGATTCTGAAAGAAATTGCTCCTGTCATCCGTGACCAGTTGGTGGTCTGTAATATCGGTATCCCCAGCCAGGAACTGCACGCCATCGACGATCAGCCCACCAATTTCTATATGCTTGGCACAATGGGCTTGGCATCCAGCATCGGCTTGGGATTGGCGCTTGCGCAGGACAAAAAGGTGATTGCCATTGATGGAGACGGCTCGGTTCTGACCAATTTCGGGACTTTGCCCACGATCGCCAACAATGTGGCGGACAATTTCATCCTGCTGATCGTTGATAACGGATCGTATGGCTCCACCGGCGATCAGCCGACCTATGCGGGGCAGAAAACCTCATTGGCGGCGGTCGCTTCGGCCTGCGGCTGCGAGAATGTGGTCGAATGCCGGGCCGAGGATACAAAACAGGCTGTCGAAGACGCGCTGGCCGGAGACAAGATGACCATCATCGTGGCCAAATGCGAAAGCGGCAATGCCAAAATGCCCGTCATCACCATGGACCCTGTGGTGATCCGTGACCGCTTCATGAAAGCTGTTCAGGCCTGA